The Engraulis encrasicolus isolate BLACKSEA-1 chromosome 3, IST_EnEncr_1.0, whole genome shotgun sequence genome segment ACATGTATGAAgtaattattatataataattattataatatatatgaagagttcagatgcaaaaccccataagtgccttttcagaaaataatcttaattcattcttatttaatacaaagctatcaaaattgcatatttcaaaattttatttatataatataagtatttatatgtattatcaagtacatgaatgtaaaccaaaccaacaacggggttctctaaaaatatagaagtgcaggtcttcagaaatggagttagggggttttgcatctgaactcttcatatatatatatatagtaattATGGATGTAATTAAAACACTCGTAAGTATGATATTGCGTAGTTGTAATTatataatatcatactactagtgtttcAATCACTAATCACAGCTGTGCACCCTCTACAGCTGTATGATTGTGAATATGTATGGTGTAAAAGGGTACATGTGAATAGTGACAATAAAGGAcattctatcctatcctattctattctattctattctattctatcctatcctattctattctattctattctattctgcaccaccacctccaggcACCCTTCCTTCCCCCCAAACCGCCCCCGCCCATCGTGAGCGTGCCGGCGCCCCCCTCCTCCATTGAGGAGCACCCGGGCCGGCTGCTGGAGGACCCGCTGTGTGCCGACGTCATCCTGGTGCTGCAGGAACGTGAGAGGATCTACGCCCACCGCATCTATCTGGCCACCGCCTCCTCCAAGTTCTACGACCTCTTCCTCACAGACTGTAAATCCTTTTTTTTGTTACTCTACAGCCGCTTCATGTAATTGTTGTCTTTGACTTTTTGATTTTAATTGTGTTCTTCGATCACAGCATCTATTGGGCCAGCACATTCTCCAAATTCTATTACCTCTTCCTCACAGACTAATTGTTTTCATTACTCCACAGCAGagtatctgcatgaaagggtcgTAAAACCGGCTTGTAATTTCACAACTGAATTACTTCATTTCATTTTACTGTACAGTTATTACTGTTAAATCATGGGTGATTTCAATACTCATTTGCATGTTTTACCATGCGTATATCCACTTCAGCAGCCGCAGATGAGTCTTATTGGTGGTCACCTTCACTATTACTGTAGTTACAGTACATTAGTCACATTACTGTATAGTCATTTTGAATGACTGTAATTTCACTGATAATATCTGCTGCTtaactttaaaggaacagtccactttTTTTGATGTTCatgtatttgcagtatttccaagtattacacaTGAATATGCAAATACTTTTCTTCTCAGCACTTATATGTATTAGTATAAGAataattagcatagcttagcataatcactggaagtaaatggtaccattagcatcaagccacaagtgatgactggacagaattaaatatTTGTTCTTGCACTGTGGTGAATTTGACATAGATTTTGCGTGCACTCACAATTAATGCTAATTCAATACTCATTTGCTTGCCGTTGCCATGTACAGTAATCATTAGCTGCTGTTGAAGAGCCAAAACAACCGTCCCCGTCACTGCAATACTATATGTGCAGTACATTACTTACATTTCTGCATAGTCATTTTGAATGACTGTAATTTCACTGCTAATTCCACAGTCTACTGCTTGATGCCACTTTAATATATTTGACCGTTGTCATGTCATCCCCACTTCAGCATCCACTGAAGAGCCAAGACGACCGTCGCCGTCACTGCACCCTCGACCCCGTCCGCCACCCAGCTCCTCTGCCGGCCTATCGGGCCGCGACCTGCTGATGCGAGCGGCGAGCTTCGACGTGTGTGAGCCGCCCATGACGGACGGGGACCGGGCGAACCTGCGCGCCTGCACCAGCGATGGGACGCTGAAGAGGggagaggctgaggagaggatgggccggggcaggtgtgtgtgtgtgtgtgtgtgtgtgtgtccttctgtctgtctgtctgtatgtgtctgtgtgtctgttgggcTGAGGGCTGCAGTTTGTTGTGCatactgtgtgctgtggtgtattgtgtgtcactgtagcaaaggggagttgcTTGGCACCTTGGTGTAGCGTCAGAGCCTCAGTTTAATACAACAGAAGGCCTGGGTTTGAGTCGCGGTGGAGCAACTCTTCTTCCCTTTGCCACAGTCACAGTAACAGAAACAGAAccttctcctcactcctcactttTGAAAATGGCCACCATCTCAGGTACAATAACACAAACGGAACCTTTTCTCTTAAAAATGGCCACCATCTAAGTTAAAATAACAAAGACAGAACCTTTtcttttcaaaatggccaccatctcAGTTACAGTAACAAAAACAGAACCTTTtcttttcaaaatggccaccatctcagttacaataaacaaaaacagaaccttttcttttcaaaatggccaccatctcAGTTACAGTAACAAAAACAGAACCTTTtcttttcaaaatggccaccatctcagttacaataaacaaaaacagaaccttttcttttcaaaatggccaccatctcAGTTACAATAACAAAAACAGAACCTTTTCTTTTCAAAATGGCCACTATCTCAGGCTGCTGTCGTCATGGAGTCGAGCCTTCCTCAGCAttcaggaggaggtggtggatgacCCCGCGGTGGGCTACAACCCCCGGCCCATGACTGTGGTCCACATGGACCCTTCCATGCAGCCCGGACCCTTCAGAGCAGTGCTGCGCTACCTCTAcactggccaggtgtgtgtgtgtgtgtgtgtgtgtgtgtgtgtgtgtgtgtgtgtgtgtgtgtgtgtgtgtgtgtgtgtgtgtgtgtgtgtgtgcgtgtgtgtgagagagagggagagagagggaaagagagagctacCATTTTTTCCTGAGCTGTTAGCTGTTCTTAACGAACAACAATAAAGTCTTCTACTTCTTTCATTTCTTATGAAAGGGATATATAAAGTATGCTGTATAgcatcctattctattctattctattctattctattctattctattcttactTTTAAAGGGAGGGGCAGGGCACCTTTGCCATTGCTTATTTGCTAATGGGTTTTCCGTCCTTTTGTGTCTGACCTCCAACGGTGCAGTACCAGACCAAATTACCAGGCAAAAAAATAGTTCACGCCACCGCTAGACAGGTTTGTATTATTTATTCACTTGGCTGCCACTCTGTCCTATATTAGCTGGACGAGCACGAGAAGGAGCTGATGCACATTGCCCACATCGCCGAGCTGCTGGAGGTGTTTGACCTGCGCATGATGGTGGCCAACATTCTCAACAACGAGGCCTTCATGAACCAGGAGATCACCAAAGCCTTCCACGTGCGCCGCACCAACAGGGTCAAGGAGTGCCTGGCCAAGGGCACCTTCTCAGGTGGGGACACACTGCACAttcacaaggaccacaatggaaacaagcttccaaagcttttttgtgttatccttttgacGTGTTGTACAAGGTTTTCAATACATATTTATTGACTCATTTTTTTGTATACCTTTTTAATGCTTTGTACAATGTCAAtaaacaaaatcaatcaatcaatcaatcacacaaAGAAGATGAAATAGCCATAATGTGTCAATAAATCATACAGATTCATTTATAGGTTTGTTacaaaagccaacatgttttgaGCATTGTTTGTCCTTCATCAGGGCGTGAACATGTGCACTGCTCTCGTATGGTATGGGTTGATGTTGTGTCTGTATATTGTGTCGTACTTGTGGTCATTGTGCACtgggtattgtattgtattctacttGTGAATATTCTGcccaaaaaaacacatacacacctctaGACTCTGCTGAGATTGAGAAAGCTTGGCACAATACACCCTTCTGGTGAGGCAAGGAGATTTtgctctgtaggtgtgtgtgtgtgtgtgtgtgtgtgtgtgtgtgtgtgtgtgtgtgtgtgtgtgtgtgtgtgtgtgtgtgtgtgtgtgtgtgtgtgtgtgtgtgtgtgtgtgtgtgtgtgtgtgtgttggatttcACTTGTGGTTATTTGCCATTGTCTGGACTCTGCTAAAGGTGCCTTCTCTAGAGAGACGGGGATGTGCTCGGCCTATGTGCCTGTGGATCGTGTTGCACATGGCTCTTCTGTGTCACTTCCTCCCTGCCTTCTGCTCTGAGCTAGACAGTGGCtatttctcaaagtcaagtgttctagccttgctaggacgagtaacattTTTTGAcgatttcacacatttttttgagGATTTCATAGGTGAAATCCTTGGTTCGACATCCCATTAGTCTGATATCATCCCATTAGTCCCCAACTTCAGGTTCTGGATTTCATTGCATTATAGGACAGTCAATTTTGCAGGTTAGGTAGCCTACCAAAGGAAATGTTTCTGGTCTAGTTCAATTAGCTACCAATTATGAGCTTCAATTCCTGAATAGATTcagggttttgtctatttcctaAAACTGTTTTCAGTTAGATTTATGTCAGGCTGACCTGCTCAGCTGGAGTCCCCCGTGTGCGCTTTGAAAATGTGACGAGTGAGAATTACAAACATGCTCtgaatttattcatctttttagatgcgtcccagcatctctataagagggtctgtccgtccgtccgtccgtccgtccgtccgtctgaaacgcattccttgtctgaaacgcattccttcaattgttccttcctgtgtccacaaggcggaggcagagaggcattttggcctggagcgaatgcgtgtcaaaacgtatacgatatgttaccaaaccggcaaggctaagctgattgcattgtgagacaactgaggggggcattcaattttcggcattgttttgcgtttggacagtggtaggcaacttcgttccttctccacagcacaccaacaccacttgtgatacacttcggctgatagtgtcgcgttgtgctcagctattttggttcatcagaatggaaatgaacgatttagatgTCGGCATACTGCaagcagtatttcacacagatagttgtgctcggatagaggggcgtttgcattgcataatgctccacgacatggaaccacAATAAGTTGACAGCCGatcagcagcgctacagctcttcctgtaagcgtgagtttgcaaacattctgccactacgtttcagtgagtagtcagtgttctcgaaccataagtagacagatgggccatttgcatttcacatacgctgtgttactaaTGTTCTcagacatattgcaagggagattcgttttctgctggcgggcgcgtggaccccacagtgctttcccttgcgcccagagagagcacgggacagaacgcgtcttttgattcgtaattggtttgcaggcgtatgaatttggtaaactctgccactgaagctcactgctttgtgccttgacggtgaaaagctggcattgaaaattaagcgcataattcacccaaagggtgaacccagattcacccaaacggttttatttatttattaggctatttggcgatgtttagtttctttcccacatgcacatgatgctgaaatggcgtgatagcctactaaaggttgataaataacctactaataatatctggtaatttctaatgtagccacttgatctatgtgaaatttgaaattagatggttCTTTTctaaatccaagcatgatgggcTTATCAcagcctaaactgcaaaatataaagccttgtctcgtcatttcgctgcctgccacattatttggagtttccacgGGCATAGgttatgaccaataaacaaaaagcacatactGAGGGTGGGCATTGAcaagttaggaggaggccagcggggggTGGAGGAAagaaaggttggaactggcatagagggacgcatctgttgtccgcctgtcggccttgttcttaGCCAGTTACTAGCATCTCTACTCTGTATGTTTGGAATAATGGGCTGTTGGTCAAATGGGCTGTCAGACCGAAGACATGGAACCACTACGGCCATACTGTACCTTCTGTGGTGATGTAGCAAGTTCCTTGGCAAAGACAACTTTTCTGATGAGTCTGGGTGATGTGCACTGTCTCTCCtcgttctgtgtctgtgtgtgagagtgtgtgtgtgtgtaccgggtaATGTTCTTCGTCCGttagtctgtgtactgtatgtgtctggatGATGTGTATCGTGCTCCTCCTCGTGCTGGTTTTGGGAGCTTCATTCTACGTGCCACTGATGCGCCTGAGCCTGATGCGGCAGAATCTGTATCTGCCCGCCCCGCACGTCTCGGTTCCAGGTCTCTGTGCGACCCAGGTGCATGGCTAGGTTTCAGCGCTTAAATTATGCAAGCTAATCTATTTAGGTTATGCAATGAGAGGTCACCtgagtactgagagagagagagagagagagagagagagagagagagagagagagagagagagagagagagagagagagagagagaaagagagagaatgtgtgtgagagagactgtgagaaggaaggagagagggaggagagagaaaaatgggTAGAGTAAGAGTGAAAGAGGAGAAGTGAAGGAAAGAGTGGAACTAAAAAAGATGGCATGAGATAGAttggggagaaagagggaggagagagagttaaTGTGAGACAGGAAGCGAAAGTGCACTATGCGAGAAAGAGGGGGATAGAtgaaaggggggagagaaagagagaggaaagaaagtgacagtgacagagaaagagaggatggacATAGAAAGAGAAAGTGGGAAGGAAtgcaagagagggaggagggaatgagagaaagggagagactgaAAGGGCCGCTGGACTGTTTAGATACCTCCACCCAGTGTTTTGggtgacactttacttgacaccggcgaCATACGTATGACACAacagtgtcatagcagtgttgttacgCAGTCAGGCAtgtgtcatgaacattatgtcaatgccatAAATATTTAACTACGTcaataagtgacattcggttatggttaaGACAgcccctaacaatgtcaacttttcatgaccataaattgttaatgacattgacatcatgttcatGACTCGTCCATGGGTgtttcatgacactgttttgacactgtcaATGTCTTACTGTTATTAAattcacgttttgttaaaaacagaAGTTCGGGAGAAGCGGCCTAAAATAACACCTGTACTCTATTGCCTATGCTTGTctgtcattcgttttttttcaGCGTGTAAACACAGGCACGCCTAACTATCCACCTGATTCTTATTCTCCGCTCCGCCACCATTCGACGGATTCATAAGTGCAACAGCTGGCAGGCCCTTCAATGATCTACACCGCATTTATTCCTCGCTCACCTGTTCCTAGGCAgtaactcgctttctcgctcgtacCCACCATCCGCCCCGTTCACCCCTTATCTACGTCGTTTCGTCCAGGATTCCGCCCTCGCGCCTCCTCGGTTCTGCTCGCTCTCCCATTAACCAGCCGGGGGTTGTccgctcagagctcgcacatattCTCAGGCGCGGGTATTGCCTGAGCTCTCAGTTGGCGCCCCTACTCCAGAGCCCGAAAATCGTCTTAAGCGTATCCAGCATCGGGCTCGAcagttcagcaccatggacagtgacCTTGCCCAAAACGCTATTTTGCTTTTAACCTATGCTCCTCAAGTGCAGTTGGTCCCAAGTTGCAGAGACAGCCGTTCTACTGTGAGAACCTCACGaacacgagaagcccgttcttcagcgagaacgaagatgtatacatacataagctactgaattctaatttcagatagcgcaccaATGAAAACCAATTTTATACATGACGAGACCACGGCAATCAGATCAGGTTTAAAAATGACTTGCGCGAAAGGAGTGAGATTGAGAAGCCTGGAAAACATGTTCATCGCTTGGCGTCTTTCTTCTTgggtctctctgtttctccttccACTGAGGCCGTCTTTAATGGGAAGCGCGCCAAAGAACAATAAACATACAAGGTCACAGTTCAGCTAAGTGGATGTCTCGTCGTGGTACAGATGTCACAGAATTCAAAGCAAGAGCTCACACaaggacagagacacagagacaggagAACAAAGACTTAATTTCAGATTAGAATGATTCTTACACATACGTATGACgctggcatcaagtaaagtgtgaccatgtttttgcctgtatcttcctaatagacggtgggctagatttcgtagctcatttagaaaatgagtttcgttctcactctcgagtggcaacttgatttttctaatatgacctcctgacaatatgtaaagcaatattttggctgttgccatcctcaaaacttgcacgttgatcttaaaaaataacgaaaataaaaaagactgggggtgacgtcacataatgcacagtcaatgggaagtctccgcccctcaaagttgaaaagggaatatttatccgcatatcgggcttttttcataggcagataattcacctaatcattgaaacaacgtaggcatttcattcctgaccattttcctgttactggaaaaaataacacagcttgcatttctttactgacacttaGTTTTTtggctctattgctttgagggaacagacctgtaatctttttgacatttatctctcgttacccaatgatggtcagacagtcgaacactaacagcgaaaaagagcactcctgaaagtttaagaaaaatatatatttttgcatgtacacaacaagtgagcccacttaccccccaacttgtcactttttgccatgaaatctgacggttccgggtagcatgcacgcgctagctgtattctgcctcgttgactttgcattgacgtgacgtcactcggtcggctagtttttgttgtcatttttataaatcaatgtgcaagttttgaggatggcaacagccaaaatattgattaatgggttgtcagggggttatataagcaaaaataaagttgccactcgttaacaccaacgaactgacaagatatgagactgggcccaccacctataaGTGAATTCGTAGTAACTCTACCCTCTCCAAACCTTCTTTCATCCCCAAACCCTCTTCCTCTCCAGTACCTGTATAGCGTTTATTTCCCCATAACTCCTATTAAGTTCTTCAGCTAGTCCCACTTGTTCCTTCTCCCCTTTCCAGTTTCTGTGTCCACAGTGTTCTGTGCTCTTGGGGACTTGTGTTCTTGTGACTTTGGACATTTTTTGTGTATTGATCAGTGGAGAATGTACAGCACTCTGCTTCTGCTGTTCGGGAACATGGTGTCCCATGTGACCTATATCAAGTCAGGTGGTTTTTTGttggaggtgggtggtggtggtggtggaaatggtgtgtgtgtgtgttggtgtgtgtggggggggggtagataagaaggaggagagaagaaaaggcaGAGGTCCAGAGGAGCacgtgtaaagtgtgtgtgaggcTTGTGTGTTACGTGCATgtgaggaattgtgtgtgtgtgtgtgtgtgtttgtgtgtgtgtttgtgtgtgtgaggcttgtgTGTTACCTGcattgtgtgtttgaggtgtgcatgtgtgtatgtgtgtgcgcgcgcgggcgcgcctgtgtgtgtatgtgtgtgtgtgtgaggcttgcTGATGCACTGCAGTGCTGCTGCAGAACAAACTGTCAGGCAGCGATTACATAACAGCCACAGAGAACCCACAGTGAGcgcatctgtctctgtgtgtgtgtgtgtgtgtgtgtgtgtgtgtgtgtgtgtgtgtgtgtgtgtgtgtgtgtgtgggtgggtgtgtgtgggtgtgtgctttcatgtgtttgtgtgtgtgtgttcttgcctgtctgcgtgagtgtgtacacacgtgtggcATGATAAGTAACttcgcaatgtttttttttcttttatatcTGAAACTGACAAATACATTACGcatatgcagtatgtgtgtgtgtataactttGTAAAATGTGCTGGTAACATGTTACAATGAtttctgcttataaagcattaatacctCTCAGTAAATGATTAACTAAtggtgaacaaaacattaacaaatgtttgtgaatgactgggaaatgttatgtAAAAATGTTATGTTTTTCAAGCATGTACAAACTGTTGTCTGATATTTTATGAAGCATTAaaaaaacttagttaataataaaaacatttgtgatgtttttgttcatcattagttaattgtttactgactgtgtgtgtgtgtgtgtgtgtgtgtgtgtgtgtgtgtgtgtgtgtgtgtgtgtgtgtgtgtgtgtgtgtgtgtgtgtgtgtgtgccccagatGTGGCGTTCCGGCTGGATGACGGCACCATCATGGCCCATAAGCCCTTACTGATCTCCAGCTGCGACTGGATGGCTGCTATGTTTGGAGGCCCTTTTGTGGAGAGCTGCACTAAAGAGGTACAATACTGTAgtagtgtttagtgtgtgtttagtgtgtgtttgtgtgtgtgtgtgtgtgtgtgtgtgtgtgtgcgtgtgcgtgtgcgtgtgcgtgtgcgtgtgtgttatatgtgtgcaCTACAAAAGTTTATTTGTGTTTTTCGATCATCTCTCTCActatcagtctctctttctctctgcactaCAGATGCAGAAGTGTTTCATCTTTCAACTCATCTGcggatgtatgtgtatgtactatgtatgcttgcatgtgtgtgtacccatacacgatatacagtttgtgtgtatgtgtgtgtgtatgtgcatgtgtgtgtgcgtgtgtgtgcgtgagtgtgtgtgtgcgtgcacgcatgtgcgtacgtgcgtgtgtgtctgtgtgtgcatgcgcgtgtgtgtgtgtgtctcctacaGGTCTcatttcccaacaccaccaccagttgTATGCGGGCCGTGTTGGAGTACCTGTACACAGGCGTCTTCTGCTCACGCTCAGACCTCGACTGTATGGAGCTCATTGTTCTGGCCAACCGCCTCTGTCTACCACATCTGGTCgccctcacaggtacacacacgctcgcacacacacacacacacacacacacacacacacacacacacacacacacacacacacacacacacacacacacacacacacacacacacacacacacacgcacgcacagtaccCCACAAATATGCCGTCACTGTTATTGGTATTTCATTTACAAATGGTCGCCCTCACAGGTCACCCTCACAGGTatgcactcacacattcacacgcatgcacacatacaggcatgcatgcacacacgcacgcacgcacgcacgcacgcacacacacacgcatgcacgcgcacacacacacacacacacacacgcatgcgcgcgcgcgcacacacacacacacacacacacacacacacacacacacacacacacacacacacacacacacacacacacacacacacacagttggtgtgGTGTGTAAGTCAGAGTGTACAGCaggacatacagtgtgtgtgtgtgtgtgtgtgtgtgtgtgtgtgtgtgtgtgtgtgtgtgtgtgtgtgtgtgtgtgtgtgcgtgtgcatatgtgcgtgtgcaatctgtgaatgtgtctgtgtctgtgattgtgtgtgcctgtgtgcatgggcAGGGATGGGCAATAATGAACTCTTTGCACTCTGAATATGAAAGACAAACATGccggagagtgagacagagaggttTTCTGTTTCAGGCCAATTACTATGCTCAGAGCGATGGCACTTCTTGCCTTTCTTTCCCTGCCTCGACTCAAGGACGCCAGGCGTCTGATTTGTGGTATTTGTTCTGCCTGCGCTACATCCTGATACTCTATGCCTCTTGTCCTCTGTTCCATCAGTCTGCAGCCCGTCCTGTTATCTTAGACGGCTGACTTTTGTTTCATAGCCTGCATTAGATTTATACAAGGTGAAAATAGCATGTATGAATCAACCTAACAAAGTTCTCAGAGAGAAACACTTGTAAGTTGAAGGACAagaccgttttttttttcaaaagctgGCTCTTATTTATATTGTAAAATACAATGTTCTACTCCGCCATGGTAGTTTCATTTGGAGCACTCCTGAAGATATTGGTTTGGTGATATTGGGTGATTTCCATGAAACAACATTCATACATGCCAGTAAATGCAATGTATCGTAATTTATAAATTATAAACAATTAAACTTAAAATAACTCACCAAATATGTCCAAACCTACCTAATATCTTCAGGAGTGCTCCAAATGACACTACTACGGGTAACTACAACACCGTATTTTGCATAATGCATTAGGGCCcgattaaaaaacaaacaaacaaacaaacaaacaaagccaaGACCAGTCTTGTCCTTTAAGTTTTGTGGGACATTGTATTTGACTTCTATTGTCATTTAAGTCAGAGTGTGTTCATCTCAGATGCAACTATTTTACTCAATGtgtgcatggtcaattttcataaAACCATAAAATATGTAAGAGAGACCCTGCCCTGTAAACAATGGAAAACCTTAAATAATGTTCAATAAGGTTGATTTTAACGTTCTAAAAATCTGAACTTTGTATTCCCACACGTATAAACAGTAGAAAATATTGATTACTAAGAAATGTTAGTGAAAGTAATAATTAACAAAACATGTTGCTTAATATTGCATTATTTAATGCAATATAAAATAGTAATGAACAAAAGCATCAATCTTTATTCTGTCTTGTCTTTGTCCTTTCAGAGCTTTACACAGTAACAATACTGAGAGAGGCCACTATGATGGGGGTGGACATCGATGGAGACGTGCTATTGTATTTGGACGTGGCTCAGGTGAGACCTGTTGCAGCAAGAGCCTGGTCTTCTTACAGCGAAGACAaagttcatatatatatatatagcctatgtatatataacccattgatgctggatgctgcgtagcGCAACATAGAATCTAGTGCCTGGAGCTGTATGAAGCAACATTCACAGATTCACATTCACAGGAGCATGTTCTGATCGAAGAGGAGGGTCTTACCTTTTAATTACAATTAATTTCTTGTTTTTATATGTttcagatgctgagatatttaggtttttataggctgacagtaccttttcccataagcggcttaggcatttagcagtaGTTTTGCCGGTGTTTTAGGCATCAGTGGTGATAACAGACCAGTGGTCTGATTATGTAATATCACTCCCCAACGATCGTTTTTCCTCCCTTCCCATATCAGTTTCATGGTGCTCATCAGCTGACGAGCTGGTGTCTTCATCACGTCTGCACCAACTACAACAATGTCTGCCGCAAGTTCCCCCGCGACATGAAGATCAAATCTTCAGGTGAAttgttaccgcagaaatacaccagcggcgacaaaagcgattctggagactagagcgatttgcgcgccgagcgcgacagtttgaagttgaaatcttttcaactttctatgacgcggttcggcgacaagccgcgacaaccaatgactgtatagaggtcggtgaccacagccaatgggaatgcttgaatgctttgccttctgcctgtacggacatactctagtctcctcaatcgctcgtatcgcttgctgctgcactctgtcgcttgaatcgcatcgcgcctggtctattcgcacgGTTATATTGTATTTTATGGAAATAGACCATAGATTCTTGCTCCTCTTGTGATGGGCTGATCCTCACTAGCATTGTGACAGTACAGCAATGTTGGTAAGTGCTTTCAGAGGCCCATGAAGTACATAGAGTTG includes the following:
- the LOC134445542 gene encoding rho-related BTB domain-containing protein 2-like → MEIQPVCRLFTSAKPMPRFPLMRFQLMDSDMDYERPNVETIKCVVVGDNAVGKTRLICARACNATLTQYQLLATHVPTVWAIDQYRVCQEVLERSRDVVDDVSVSLRLWDTFGDHHKDRRFAYGRSDVVVLCFSIANPNSLHHVKTMWYPEIKHFCPRAPVILVGCQLDLRYADLEAVNRARRPLARPIKPHEIQPPERGREVAKEIGVPYFETSIVAQFGVKDVFDNAIRAALISRRHLQFWKSHLRNVQRPLLQAPFLPPKPPPPIVSVPAPPSSIEEHPGRLLEDPLCADVILVLQERERIYAHRIYLATASSKFYDLFLTDSSTEEPRRPSPSLHPRPRPPPSSSAGLSGRDLLMRAASFDVCEPPMTDGDRANLRACTSDGTLKRGEAEERMGRGRLLSSWSRAFLSIQEEVVDDPAVGYNPRPMTVVHMDPSMQPGPFRAVLRYLYTGQLDEHEKELMHIAHIAELLEVFDLRMMVANILNNEAFMNQEITKAFHVRRTNRVKECLAKGTFSDVAFRLDDGTIMAHKPLLISSCDWMAAMFGGPFVESCTKEVSFPNTTTSCMRAVLEYLYTGVFCSRSDLDCMELIVLANRLCLPHLVALTELYTVTILREATMMGVDIDGDVLLYLDVAQFHGAHQLTSWCLHHVCTNYNNVCRKFPRDMKIKSSENQEYFEKQRWPPVWYLKEDDHYQRARKEREKEDYLYQKRQSKRKWLFWNLPSPPHASSSPPSSSSGSSSAVI